A genomic stretch from Candidatus Methanomassiliicoccus intestinalis Issoire-Mx1 includes:
- a CDS encoding adenylate kinase family protein, with translation MIISLTGTPGTGKTTVGKLLQQRGIRTIELGDLVKEKKLYDSFDSERGSYDVDPDVLDDAVSAMNITEDCVLIGHLAHFVSCDRIIVLRCSPEVLADRLKSRGWKESKVRENVEAEALDVILIEATETETEVSEINTTEMSAEEVCDAVLRIKSGDTSNYAPGSIDWSEEVLKWY, from the coding sequence GTGATAATCTCACTCACAGGCACACCCGGCACTGGTAAAACCACGGTTGGAAAATTACTGCAGCAAAGGGGGATCAGAACCATAGAGCTTGGAGACCTTGTAAAAGAGAAGAAGCTGTATGACTCATTTGACTCCGAAAGAGGCAGCTATGACGTTGATCCAGACGTGTTGGATGACGCAGTTTCTGCAATGAACATTACGGAAGACTGCGTACTCATCGGACATCTGGCACACTTCGTATCCTGCGACAGGATAATTGTTCTAAGATGCAGTCCTGAGGTTTTGGCAGATCGTTTAAAGTCAAGGGGATGGAAAGAATCCAAGGTAAGAGAAAATGTGGAAGCTGAAGCTTTGGATGTTATCCTGATTGAAGCCACCGAGACCGAGACTGAAGTTTCGGAGATCAATACAACCGAGATGTCGGCTGAAGAAGTGTGCGATGCTGTTTTGAGAATTAAATCCGGAGACACCAGCAATTATGCCCCCGGCAGCATTGACTGGAGCGAAGAGGTATTAAAATGGTATTAG
- a CDS encoding site-specific integrase, giving the protein MSASPQEWDGDVVNFIRDVLLRGSPASINKEYYATASRYASFNKNKIFEIMKITEHPSKPNEEDKLTNEEVQLVLNEAEGVERLIFHMGLQLNLRYREMLSLCVNDIYQDHVCVMRKDKYGTSLRTVIFHPDTKKELEKYEIVRNTEISWAKRVNENVEVPDYLFIHQEKGELSVYSVPAIHYMMKKLSDRSGIKFTIKTLKNTNKEISPAIEERWDLVHGTQEVLDTYTEPDIIEENITAAVNGDEYLSSILSSWHKSPRGQEWVERQKMQSKIKSSD; this is encoded by the coding sequence ATGAGCGCTTCGCCTCAGGAATGGGATGGAGACGTTGTTAATTTTATAAGGGATGTTCTGCTCAGAGGATCTCCAGCCAGTATAAACAAAGAGTACTATGCCACTGCCTCAAGATATGCGTCATTTAACAAAAATAAGATTTTTGAAATAATGAAGATAACTGAACACCCTAGCAAACCGAACGAAGAGGATAAACTTACAAATGAAGAGGTCCAGCTGGTACTGAATGAAGCAGAAGGCGTTGAGCGTTTGATATTTCACATGGGACTTCAGCTGAATCTGCGTTACAGAGAAATGCTCAGCCTGTGCGTGAATGACATCTATCAAGATCATGTATGCGTCATGAGAAAAGACAAGTACGGTACGAGTCTGAGAACTGTGATCTTCCATCCAGATACCAAAAAAGAATTGGAAAAGTATGAAATCGTCAGAAATACCGAAATCAGCTGGGCAAAAAGAGTGAACGAGAATGTTGAGGTTCCTGATTACTTATTCATTCATCAGGAAAAAGGGGAATTATCAGTATACTCAGTTCCAGCCATTCACTACATGATGAAAAAGCTCTCAGACCGCTCAGGGATAAAATTTACAATAAAAACACTGAAGAATACCAACAAAGAGATTTCCCCTGCAATCGAAGAAAGATGGGATCTTGTACACGGAACACAAGAAGTCTTAGACACATACACTGAACCCGACATCATAGAAGAAAATATTACTGCAGCGGTGAACGGCGATGAATATCTGTCCTCAATACTATCTTCTTGGCATAAGTCTCCCAGAGGACAAGAATGGGTAGAAAGACAGAAAATGCAGTCTAAAATTAAAAGTTCAGACTAA
- a CDS encoding ribbon-helix-helix protein, CopG family codes for MSDNKDEVVSMADTERITVRLQNDRAKALEKLVEMGRFPTVSDAIRTAVDEFVDANFTPEYIERITIDLPKGNVVELECLVKDGDSVSIDDAIRNAVREYTRKRIPKAMEDQL; via the coding sequence TTGTCTGACAATAAAGACGAGGTAGTAAGTATGGCGGACACTGAAAGAATCACCGTGAGACTCCAGAATGACAGAGCTAAAGCGCTGGAAAAACTTGTGGAAATGGGTAGGTTTCCTACAGTGTCTGATGCGATCAGGACAGCTGTCGATGAGTTCGTAGATGCGAATTTTACTCCTGAATATATAGAACGCATCACCATCGATCTTCCCAAGGGAAATGTGGTAGAGCTTGAATGCCTTGTCAAAGACGGTGACTCTGTTTCAATTGATGATGCCATCAGAAATGCAGTCAGAGAATACACCAGAAAACGCATTCCTAAGGCAATGGAAGATCAGCTTTAA
- the truA gene encoding tRNA pseudouridine(38-40) synthase TruA: MHWRAAVKIAYDGRKFMGSQRQPDLPTVESEVISALTQIGAISTIDESRFGFASRTDKGVSALGNVVAFDTEFRRECLLQALNAASENIYYYAVAEVPDTFYPRYAKERWYRYVLPERNKDEELLRACASLFEGTHDFTRFCRPDGKDAVKTIKRIDVEHRNGAYIIDIHSREFLRNMIRRMVAAIDDVSLRHTDIEDVKKALEGEDKTFGLAPPEPLILMDVIYDFEFQKENPEPLVKKLNACRDDVLCRMEFLDSLLNREHITK, encoded by the coding sequence ATGCATTGGAGAGCCGCAGTAAAGATTGCATATGACGGCAGGAAATTCATGGGATCGCAGAGGCAGCCAGACCTGCCGACTGTGGAATCTGAGGTTATTTCTGCACTTACACAGATAGGCGCTATCTCCACCATCGATGAATCCAGATTCGGGTTCGCAAGCCGCACCGACAAGGGTGTGAGCGCTCTCGGAAATGTAGTGGCATTCGACACTGAGTTCCGCAGAGAATGCCTCCTGCAGGCGCTGAATGCAGCATCAGAAAACATATATTACTATGCCGTGGCTGAAGTTCCAGATACGTTTTATCCGCGGTACGCAAAGGAGCGCTGGTACAGGTATGTTCTTCCAGAACGCAATAAAGACGAGGAACTGCTGAGAGCCTGCGCCAGTCTGTTTGAGGGAACACACGACTTCACAAGGTTCTGCAGACCAGATGGAAAGGATGCAGTCAAAACAATAAAAAGAATCGATGTTGAGCACAGAAACGGAGCATATATCATCGACATTCATTCCAGAGAGTTTCTCAGAAATATGATCAGAAGGATGGTTGCTGCGATAGATGATGTTTCCCTCAGACATACAGACATAGAAGATGTCAAAAAGGCACTGGAAGGGGAAGACAAGACATTCGGACTCGCTCCCCCGGAACCTCTCATTCTCATGGATGTAATCTATGATTTTGAGTTTCAGAAAGAAAATCCAGAACCTCTGGTGAAAAAACTGAATGCCTGCCGGGACGATGTTTTGTGCCGCATGGAGTTTTTAGATTCTCTGTTAAATCGGGAACATATAACTAAGTGA
- a CDS encoding TATA-box-binding protein, whose amino-acid sequence MARIKIENVVASTSLGEELDLQAIALALEGAEYEPEQFPGLIYRLKEPKTATLLFRSGKVVCTGAKSLENVKVAITKVAKQIEKAGIKVQIEPDVVVQNIVASSDLCQEINLNAIAISLGLERVEYEPEQFPGLVYRLDEPKVVVLLFGSGKLVCTGARQPSDVEEAVCKITEELRSAGLLR is encoded by the coding sequence TTGGCCAGAATAAAAATTGAGAATGTAGTAGCTTCCACTTCTCTTGGTGAGGAGCTTGATCTGCAAGCGATTGCTCTTGCATTGGAAGGTGCGGAATATGAGCCAGAACAGTTTCCGGGACTTATCTATAGGCTTAAGGAACCTAAAACAGCTACTCTTTTGTTCCGCAGCGGAAAAGTTGTATGTACTGGAGCAAAAAGTCTTGAGAATGTCAAGGTAGCTATCACAAAGGTCGCCAAACAGATTGAGAAAGCCGGCATCAAAGTACAGATCGAACCTGATGTTGTAGTTCAGAATATTGTCGCTTCTTCAGACTTGTGCCAGGAGATCAATCTGAATGCAATTGCCATTTCTCTTGGACTTGAAAGAGTAGAATACGAACCAGAGCAGTTTCCGGGTCTTGTATACAGGCTCGATGAACCTAAGGTAGTAGTTCTTCTCTTTGGATCCGGAAAACTCGTATGCACCGGTGCCAGACAGCCTTCTGATGTAGAAGAGGCTGTATGTAAGATCACTGAGGAATTACGTTCAGCGGGGCTTCTGCGCTGA
- a CDS encoding TatD family hydrolase, with protein MHLQPAGKGVEAVNIFHKYGGTHAILCHMPYSEVQITSGSSFLESYNITLRMAEKCNSETPVKLFTAVGPYPVLLIGLAEKYGMSRAVEIMKEGMESAQKLVLERKAVAIGEIGRPHFEVSPEILEASNEIMAYGMSLAKEAGCPVILHTESGTSECMADLARIADSAGLPRSRVVKHYSPPLVLEEENFGLFPSVLATRPAVSEALEKGTRFVMETDYMDEPSRPGAVLDIKTVPKRTMGYINSKRMTEEQAWKIHKDNPEELYGFSLNF; from the coding sequence ATGCACCTCCAGCCTGCAGGAAAAGGCGTGGAGGCGGTCAACATTTTTCATAAGTACGGCGGCACACATGCAATTCTGTGCCACATGCCTTATTCTGAAGTTCAGATTACATCAGGCAGCAGTTTTCTTGAATCTTACAACATCACACTCAGAATGGCTGAAAAATGCAACTCTGAGACTCCAGTTAAGCTCTTTACCGCTGTAGGACCTTACCCAGTTCTTCTTATCGGACTCGCTGAGAAATACGGCATGAGCAGGGCTGTAGAGATCATGAAAGAAGGAATGGAATCTGCTCAGAAACTGGTATTGGAGCGCAAGGCCGTAGCTATCGGAGAAATCGGGCGGCCTCATTTTGAAGTCAGTCCTGAAATTCTTGAAGCCTCCAATGAAATCATGGCTTATGGGATGTCTCTTGCTAAAGAAGCAGGCTGTCCCGTCATCCTTCATACTGAAAGCGGAACTTCTGAATGCATGGCGGATCTGGCTAGAATTGCGGATAGTGCAGGCCTTCCAAGATCGCGCGTTGTCAAACATTATTCTCCTCCATTGGTGCTGGAAGAAGAAAATTTTGGTCTGTTTCCTTCAGTTCTCGCAACCCGTCCTGCAGTTTCTGAAGCTCTGGAAAAAGGAACCAGATTTGTGATGGAAACTGATTACATGGATGAACCTTCGAGACCCGGGGCAGTTTTGGATATAAAAACAGTTCCTAAGCGCACCATGGGTTACATAAATTCTAAAAGGATGACTGAAGAACAGGCCTGGAAGATCCACAAGGATAATCCAGAAGAGCTTTACGGGTTTAGTCTGAACTTTTAA
- a CDS encoding RNA methyltransferase: MAAYRVVLVSPLYDGNVGAIARAMANFGLSELVMVNPCELTDEAFRRAKHAQYILENASIVSDFETAVSGCDLVVGTSGIVTSGQKNFTRIPESARGFADKMKSYTGKVALVFGPEDDGLSQHDLEHCDILVHIPSSDSYPVLNLSHAVSIITYEVFLAGNFEHNLSEATDEDKERLFEFFNCLLDSVNYPEFRKENTSTMFRRIIGRAVLTKWEFCTLVGVIADAHRIIEGKKPLPP, encoded by the coding sequence ATGGCTGCATATCGTGTCGTTCTGGTCTCTCCGCTCTATGATGGAAATGTTGGAGCAATCGCACGTGCTATGGCAAATTTTGGGCTTTCTGAACTTGTCATGGTAAATCCCTGCGAGCTCACAGATGAAGCTTTCAGACGAGCCAAGCATGCCCAGTATATCTTGGAGAATGCCAGCATCGTTTCTGATTTTGAGACAGCGGTTTCCGGCTGCGATCTTGTTGTCGGGACTTCCGGAATCGTCACCAGCGGTCAGAAAAATTTCACGAGGATTCCTGAAAGCGCCAGAGGCTTTGCTGATAAAATGAAGAGTTATACTGGAAAAGTGGCTCTGGTCTTCGGTCCTGAGGACGATGGGCTTTCCCAGCATGATCTGGAGCACTGTGATATTCTGGTGCACATTCCGTCAAGCGATAGCTACCCCGTTCTGAATCTTTCTCATGCAGTTTCCATCATTACCTATGAAGTGTTTTTAGCAGGCAACTTCGAGCATAATCTGTCTGAAGCTACCGATGAAGACAAGGAACGTCTCTTTGAATTTTTCAACTGCCTGCTTGATTCAGTGAATTATCCAGAATTTAGAAAAGAGAACACATCAACAATGTTCCGCAGAATAATCGGCAGAGCCGTCTTAACAAAATGGGAGTTCTGCACTCTGGTGGGAGTAATTGCTGATGCTCATAGAATAATCGAGGGGAAGAAGCCTCTTCCTCCCTGA